From the genome of Tenrec ecaudatus isolate mTenEca1 chromosome 1, mTenEca1.hap1, whole genome shotgun sequence:
GCCCACTGCTGCACACCTCCCAGTAAAAAAGCAAGACAATTATTTCAAAGGAAGTGACAGGTCCTCAGTCAAAATGGTCCAACCGTGGCATACAATCCTCATGGCACCTTTCTTTGCACAGAGGCAGATACTGCAACTTTTCAAAGGATTCGTGAAACCTTACTTTATGAGGAAAACATGCAATAAACTATCTCTAAGAAAAGGATGTTTTTATAAACTTACCAGGTTCTACTCATTTCTGCAATCATATTATaagccaaaaagaagaaaaaaaatagatctGTAGTTCCCAATGATTGGAATGATCCAAAGCCTACAAATTAAGAATCTTTTTTTTCACCAACTATTTGTAGGGTGTGGTGTGTATGGGTCCTGTCCCTTCTTGGGTTTTGGgttatttttggttttgtcttggttttgttcctGGTTCATAGTTCTGCAATTGGTTTTAAAGGCATGCTCCAAAAAGATGAATCGTGTCAATACCTTCTCATGCTCTGCAGGTAGCAAGCATAACTTACCTTTATGGAGAAAAATGATCATTCACATTTCGATGTTgttaaaatagtactaaagactTATCACTGTGGTATATCTGTTTTCCAGAATGGACCACACTAGACTAACGGGAAAAGAGCCATTGTGCACCCAAAGACCCAAGTGGGCAGCAGAATTCCTGGTAAGCTGAAGAAGGCTTTTTAAAATAGCCAGGCCACACATACAAGTAGTGATGGTCATAGGCTGATCCATCTTGACACTCTAAAAAGAACCAAGAATTAAAGCACTgtaattaaagaaataaatatgtATCCAGGGCTCAAGGCTATAAACATGCTGTGATTCAAAAGCGAATTCTTCTTTTCTATGGAAAAATCCATCCCCAGTTCTCTTGTAGCTGAAAAACGAAGTGACTGCAACACAACCAAAGACAGTAAATCACAGAAGCAATTTTTTGTGCCAAACATCATAAATTGCAAAGCTATATAACCAGGTAAATGGTAATATCACTATCATGaccatttataattatttttacatATAATTAAAATACAAAGCCCATTCAACCACCATTACTGACAACATTCTTAAATGCAGGGAATAAAAAAGGTCACCTTTCACTCATCAGCTCATCGGACACTTTTTGCTCTTCATATTCCATTTTGTCCTTATTGCTCTGGCTTATGTCCTCACTGTCCAAAACGACTCCTTCGTCTTGGATTTTTGGCCCTTGTCTAATTATTTTCAATCTCCTTTTTTTGACTTTGTTCTTGGTGAACTCTTGATACTGGTAAGCCCTATCGTTATCCATGTCCTGGTCTCTACAGCCTTCGGGCGGCTGGGTCATTGTCCGCTTGTTAGAGATCCCCTGTGGCAGATCCACCGCCATGCGTTTGACCTTCCTCCTCCTGCGCAGCGTCCTGTTCCCTAGGTTGTCCAGAGTGAGGTCCGACTCGTGCCACAACGGCCTTTTCCCCCGAAGGTTATTATTCAAGCTTGACGATGGCCTGCGCTTTGCAACCAACATTTGGTCGTCAGAGTCACTGTGATCTTTTTTATTAGTAGTGTGATTCTCTCTATAGTCCTTGCTTGGCTCTTCTAAACTCGAATCGGAGCCTTCACTTAAGCAGTGGCCAGTCTCCCATGGATGATGAGCGGTATAGGACCTCCGTTTTCGCCCTCTCCTTTTCCTTGCTTGCCGTTTCAGAGGGCAGGAGATACTTCGAGAATGGTCTCCCGTTTCAGCAAATCCACCCCGAGCTTGCTCAGAGCTCTCCTCCAATGCAGAGACAAGATCATGAACCAGTTCTTCCATGGTTCGACTGAAATGCCTGCATTGTGttatggagagaaaaaaaaaggagagactaTTAAACTTGTGTTCTATAGCATACAGAGGCGCCCTGGGCCCAGTGCTCAGCGGTCAACCAACAGCTCCAtggctcaaactcaccagcctctcgATCCAGGGGAGAAAAGCCTTGGAAACTGCCCCTGCAAAGATTAGTCTAAAAACCCCAGGAAACTGAGAGGGTCATGCTACTCCGTCCAATCAGAACTGACTCTCCATGGCAATGAGCCTGGACCCGAGCAGACAATTCACTCGCATACTAAGACATGTTTGAAAGCCATTTAATTTTCCTATGCAAGGCATCAGTCTCAAACAGCCTAACCTATTCTCAGTCCTTTCTTCGAGTGTaagttttttaattaaagaagatACTTCAAGATAGAATAAGAACAATTCTAGCCATAAAAGAACCCAGTATTATTACATTTTCACTGTGTAATTATGCAAGAGTTCATTTTGGCTCCTTTGCCTACACCTGCACGAGTAGAGATGGCTTTCTCTAAGCATTTCTACGTAAAGAAGGATGCATGTTAGCACGTGACATACTCAGGGTcaattaatatgacccttctagcCATAGTCCTTATGTGATCCATTAAAAAGTCTGGACTCTGTGCCTAAGGTTATAATTCTATTTTGAAGAGAGGTCTCtgttacaagattaaagtaaccTTCCTAAAGAGTGTGACTTAAGTTTTCCTTGGGTGTATGTAtgctctgctgaaagacaaatcCAGACCTCAAAGCCATTCAAGAAACGGCAGGAATTTCACAAGCAGGAGCTCTGTTGGAAGTGGTGTAGGTTGAGGCCAGAGGCGCCAGACTGCAGCACAAAGGCCCTGGGGTAGACCAAAGGGGCTTGCAGAACACGAGACAGAGCATATCAGCAGCACAGAAACTACAAGACGGAAGGAAGCACAGCAGCAGGCTGGCTGAAAGGCTGAGGGCTGGGGACTGTGGAGAGCAGCTGCTGGAGGCTAGTGACAATATCCTTGCTGTTCATTGGTCCTGACTCGGAACCTactaatttccctaataaacaaCCTCAAATGAGCGTCTTAACTATGAGTTCTGCGTGGCCAATGCAACAAATTCTCAAAGCCAGCGTCGAGGAtgagtgccatgggaggaatgGCTAGTGTCAGGACGATGGAGACCGGAGGCACGTCTGACTCCAGACTCGTGGGAAGGCAGAAGAGGTCTGAGAGGCCCTCTGTACCATTTTCACACTGCCACGACAGGTAGCCAGAAAGATAGACAGATGTTTTCAAGCTGAGTTAGTATGTATGAACAAAAAGTCAAGCAGATACcatggaaaggcctggcaacctgctcccataaagattaaagtCTAGAGAACCCCATAAGGCATATgaagttgctgtgagtcggaaatcAACTTGGCACTCGACAACAAAACAATAGGCATATATGAGATCTGCCACGCTGATTTCATATCCCAGCGAAGTGGAAACTGTGTACATTCACATAGACATACTGACCAGCGCCTCATCATCTAAAGCGACTCATCATTTTTCTTACAATTCAATCAAAAGCAGTctcggactttttttttttaaatcaactcactgctatcaaaatATTTCTGGCCCATTCCcccagtggtatagtggttatgcgttgggctgctaacctcaaggctggcagttcaaaaccaccaggcaccccatgggagaaaagatgagactttctatccccatagaaagttacagtctcagaaacacacaaagggagttctaccctatcctatagggttgctatgagttttttCAAAGAAAGTTGAAGTATACTGCCAGTGAGGAGATTCTCCACTTTTATCCAGAGTATTCATCAGCATTTCTAAATTATAATGGCCTTTTCCAAATCCAGCTCCCTCAGATACTAAGTCAGTTGGCATGACATAAGGTTCAGGCaatcatttttatttctcaaACTTTCACTGTAATTCATTCATCTCTTTCACATGAAAGCCATGGGCCTTCAAATTGTCTTCTAGATGCACCCAGGgatcaaaatattttcaaaagtcCTATGGAGGCCTTACATGGTTTCTAGGAGTCTTTACGTGTAaagctgttaatcacaaggtccgaagtctgaaatcaccagctggtccatgggagaaagacgggactttctccactcccgtaaagagttacagtctcagaaaccaacaaagGCAGATCTACCCcagcctatatggtcactatgagttggcagcaAGTGTGGTTTGAGAGACAATAAAAGGATAGGCACACATTTGTGTAAAGGGCCAAACAGTACCTATTTTAAGCTAAGCAAGCTGTTGGCTTCTGTAGAcagcagctttggaaatcctgtggagcaAATAGAGCCCACTCTATTTAGTAGGCTCTCTAGGAGTCAGTATCAATTTGccagcaatgagtttgatttggctTGTTTTTCCGGTTTAAGCAGGCCGTTCTGTCTTTGTAGTCAACTCTGCCACTGTAGCTGTGAAACCATAGACATGGTGTACGGCAAGATGTGATTTACAGTCAGGTGACAGTGAGCTATCGCTTGCTAAGCCCAGCTCTGGAGTCTCTAGAGACATGGACTGTGTCAAGAGCCTGTCATCTCCGGAATCTGCAAATGCTCTGTAGCCGCTTCTCAAGCCTGTGCTTATACATTAAGAACCTGCAAACACACTTTCTAATTCAATAGAATTTACCATTTAAAGTATATGTACAGTCACACTTTGAAGTGTTTCACCTCATTTCCTCTTCACAAAATTGCCTTGTTACTGGGTACATGAAGTGCAGACATACCGAGATTAAGGATAATTTCCCCAACAGGACCAGACACAACTAGATAGTGGAGACAGGAGACAAACTGAGGCAATCTAGCTACAGAGAAGGCATGCTTACCAAACTGCAGCCAACAGCTTTGcattttccccatcttcctccgaaggagccctggtggcataatgggttacatattgagctgctaactgcagggccagcagtttgaaagcacctgcTGTTCCCAGTGAACGATGGGGTCTCTACTCTTACATAAGAgttagaaactcactggggcagttctaccatgtcctgtagggttactatgagtcagaatcaacctgattgcagtgagttgggtttttggtAACACTGGAGAGGCATCTTGCTGGTGTGGTCGGGTAAGCACTGGATTAttgaccacaaggttagcagttcaaactcaccactcATCCTCGGAAGTAACATGGGGGTGTCTACACATAACAATTTACAAACTcttaaatcaactcaatggcagtggattctgGTTGAAACATTAGCAAAAGTTAGTATGTATATCCCATTCAATTGGTTGAAAGTAGCAATCCACTCAAATTAGTTTTAGGtattgtatatacttgagtataagtcaactcaaatatcagccgaggcacctaattttaccacaaaaattgcattaaaatgtgctggaaaactgggcttatatacaagtatatacggtaaaaggTATTGTTGTTACTTATACAGTTAATGAAACCTAACCAGTAAGATGACAAAGGATGACATCAAAACTTCAAAGCCTCGCTTAAGTTGTGTCAGTTACATTGAATTTATATCCTGTTTCTTTTAGGAGAAAATAGCATGCTTTAAATATTTCAATTAGAAAAGGTCAATTTTTTCCACATCACACAAAGTTTAAGTCACCTAAACACTACTTTAAAAGCATTTTTGCTTTTGTACAAGTCATCTAAATACAAGGAAATATATGCGtgtatctatacatatacatatattggcATACTACTCAACAGTTCAAATCACAATTTCCTACTTCATTTTCAACTAACTGGAAAGTTTTCTGCAAATTGATCAGAAGCAACAATCTTGTTAATGAGCCGCTAATATTAAAATCAGTTAACATGAAGTTGCTTTACTATTATCTCTCAGATAAAAATGGCGTTGGTTTGGCCTCCCAGAAATAAAGGCGCTATCAATGACATCACATGATCAATAactcagtatttttttttttgccttggcaGCAAGTTAAACACGGCACTAAGACATTTTTACCCAAAGACATTTTCTTAATTAAGTCCAATCTTATTTGAGGGAAATTCTGGATACATAAAACTTTTCTGTACAAAAATCTTTACTTAATGAGCATCCATATTTTTATGGCTCAAATTACACTAACAGTCAGTGAATTACCTTTTAGCTAATTTGGGGTTAATTCACAtttataaaacaatttttccTCATTTCCAATTCATCTGCAGATGAGATCATTCAGGAATAATTAGCACGGGGTATAATGTAGAAAAGAAGAGCTTACTCACAGCTTTCTTAAGACACTCTAAATGAAGATCGTCTACAAAGCCAAACTACAGTGCCATGATCTATCCAAATTTTACTCCGTTAAGAAAATAACTGGAGAACATAATCACTTTGGTGTTTTTCGGGCAGAATTAGATTATACTGAGCAGTATTAAATGTACGGTCAATCTAAAACTTGATgcctctttattttctttttaattttatgtgATTGCCTTGcttgatttttaaattatatctaaaatagGTTTACTAGGAGAAGGTTACTTAAAAAGTGCTACTTCGAAGTGAAGGGTTAGCAGCATGCAGTACATTCACAATGTGAGGTGTCCGCCAAAGCACTTTGCCGCTGAAAATAAAACCAGTCCCCACTGAACATTTACTGCACGCTTCCTGTCCCTGCAACCTCCGGTGACCATCAACCCACTTTCTGTTGCTATGACTGGCCTGTTCCATATATTTTATACAAACAGAATCATAAGCTTTGTGAGGCTCCCTACAACTGTATGTACCTACAGGCTTACATTCCAAAAATTAAACACACACTCATTGCCAtatagtggattctgactcatagcaacccgaaaaGACTGAGTAGAATTGTGCCTTCTCAGTTCCTtggattttaaatctttataggggtagacagcctgatctttctcagacaaagagactggtggatttgaatcgctGAACTTGTGGCTAGTAGCTCAATTTGTGGTCTACTGTACCACTGGGTCGCATCTATACATAGATACAAATATACATGCATATAACCTTTTAAGATTGGAATACGATTTGGCTGTATGTGTAGATCAAAAACCGATACACCGTTTTGGAATAAGCTTGTTCATCTTCTAGGCAATAAGCATTCAGTAAAATAGTGAGTTGCTCTCCTTTGTCTCTTTAACTCCAGGCTCTAATTACTTACAAGCATGTAGGCTTGAAAGTGAGgatcatcaattgtgtaaaacagtcATTCAAGTTAGGATTGCCTTTCAACGTTTTTTACTTCAAGGAAGAAAATTCAAGTAGCTCCTTTAAGTCCAATATAGAGCATCTCAAAACCCAaaagccatcgagtcgattctgactcagagtgacactgTAAGGCCGTGTAGGGCGGCGCCTATGAGTttacaagactataaatctttacagaggcagaaagcctcaactttctcctacggagcagttggtggtttcagactgctaaccttgtgattagcagcctaaatCATAACACCCTATAGCACCAAGTATCCATGACTTAGTACTTACATTCCCCCCAAAGGGCTGGCAGTTGACAAACTGAAGGCCCAACAGCTCTTAAAATCACAGTCAACTAGCAGGCCTTAGGGGTGATGTAAGCAGTAGGTTAACTAGGCGCAGCAGTCACAAAAGCCTAGAAAGCAAACCCGCCTAAAACAACAGCCAGCTGTTTGTCAATGACAATTAATTTATGAAGTCTTTATTAGCAATAACTGCTATTCCAAAGAATGacagaaaaacatatataaaAACTTAAAAGAATACTGTCCGTGCCTGAAACGAATAGAAAGAGGATATGCACGTGTTTACTGAATAAATCTAACAAGCTCACAAAAGTACCAAAAAAACTCAAACTTCCAAATGTAACTAAAAGTTAACCAACTATACAGCTACAGGGAAAAATAAGTACTAGTTGTCCTCTGATACAAAGTAAAATTCTCATGGTCAATTCTCTGAAACAGATGTTCTCTTCCACAAAGCTAAATGATTTTAGCAGTTTAAAAGATAAAAGTAAATTACCTGTTGCTACCTACCACTCTTTTCCCCCAGGTTTACACTAGGATTATTTTAAATTTCCTCGCATGTAAATTAACTCAGATCCATTTACTAAATATGCCCAGTCCCATGTTCAACTAAATTCTAAAATTCATGAAACTAGGGCTTGTTTGGTTCCACAGTAATTTCTCAGTGCCTAAGACACAATATATAGCCATGAAGTAAAGAATGTATGCTCCAATTACTCATAAACCTAAGAATAAAACATCCTTTGATATTCATTTTAGTGTTATTTAACATATAAAGCATTTGTATGTACCCACTACctgccccacccactgccattatgCCGACTCCATAGCCCTGTGTAGGATTTcatagactgtaatctttaaagtagcaaacagcctcatcttacttctgtgaagcagatggtgggtttgatctgccaACCTTACTGTAAGAAGCTCTAAGCCTAGCCCAAAGAGACAACAGTTCTCTTTATGGGTACTTACAGCATAGAggaaacagcatagctaaattaAACAATGAAAGGATAAAAGTGTAGACTATGACAAATGAATGCCCAAGCATGTAAATGATGAACTTAATGATAACACATCAAGAGCGAAattttcccactcatttaacATGTTAAGAATCATCTTGAGTTTGATTGGATTAAATTTGATTAAATATCTGCAGTTGATAGAAATTTGTAAATTTCCTTCCTTAACGGTTTTGTCTTTATCTCAGATTATTAATAACTCTTAATACACTACCTCTTCGATTTTGCCTTCAGTGTATTTTAGGGGAGAGATAATCTTAAGAAATTAGGAATAACTCTTAATAATAAATGATTAACTGTAACTTTATTGTAACATTGTTAGGCAATAAATAAGGACCAGAATTCTCTAGGGAAAATGTGGTGAATCTGACCTTAATAATATTCATGAAAAAGAAATTGTCAAGAAAAGAGCCATCTTTCCCAGTTCAGAGTCACACATCTCTGCCACAGAGAAACTCATTCAACGTCATAGGAGCTCCACTTTTCAGGGTGGAAAAAAAAGAACTCATTCTACTTTCCAAATAAGTGACATCATAGGCCAAGCTCATTTATCATTTAAATTTGATAAACATTCTTTTGGTGTTTTGTTACTTCACATAAAACATCCCGAGCCATTCAACTCCTTTCCGTATAATAAAGGGCTTCAGAAATGTCATGGAAATTTCTATTGCCTTCCTATCccattcttccatgaactttttgaagcccttcccTGCATACTCTAATCGCCTTGAACATTTAAAGTTTTGAAgtaaaaactgtaaaaaaaaaaatgtagactCTAAAAATAATTCAATCCAATTCTACGCAACATGCATCTAAGCAGGGTTCTAGTAGGTAGGAAATGAATCTTACTCGTTGTGTATACAGGCCCCAAAGATATTTATCAAATGTAAGCCTAAGATAGGAATGAGAATACAGGAATTTCATGTGACTAGCACACACATAGTATCAGGAGGGACGGGTTCATGGGCAAGGGCATCACActtggaaaaagaggaaaaagaggtgagcaaaaaagagcaaggttCTCAAGGGATGAACagacacggtgactgcaacaaCGCGCCCCATCCTAACAACCCCTGCGAGGGTGGCGcagggctgagcagtgtttccttcttgtTACATGGGGTCATGGCGaatggaagcaactcaatggcacccaacaagaacAAAACACCGATGCTTGACACATAATGACTAAACAAACTAACGAATCActaaatgaataaaaaataatataggAAAAACATGAACTGAAGAATCAAATTTCTGGAAAACTAGAGTTTCTTTCCCACTTTCTGCCATGTTATAAGTCAAATGCTCCAGATGTTTAGTGAAGCAAATGTAAAGGTTAAGACAATATACCAACGACTGCTTAAATATATTGTTTCCAGGTTGTAAAATAAGTAAGAATGTTAAGAAGCTATCCACTACTTTCCTgtcagaatactgaaagtaccatgtactgctAAAAAGACGAACTGATATGTTTTGGAAGATgtagggccagagtgcttcttaaaggcaaggatggtaacatgtcatctcatgtactttggacgtattgtcaggagaggtcaatccctggaaaaggacatcaggcttggcaaagtggaggggccgcaaaaaaaagaggaaggccctccacgagatggattgacatcgtggTAGCAATAAAAAATGCTCAGGCATTTGTagggacagtgcaggaccagacagtatttCATTGCGTTGCGCATCAGGTGGCcataggtaaaaaaaaaaaaaaaaaaaagactaaatggcaccttacaacaacacACAGGAAACTACACCAATTTTAGTATCTTGTCACATACCATTGGCTTGGTCCTAATTGTTCAAAAAAAAATCTCGTTTCAAGCATTCCTGATAGTGGAAAATTTCGTTCAATACATTGAAAAAGGAGACTTGTTTCTTCAAATGTACATTTTTATCTAGCAGATTTTGCAGacttaaaaataatcaaaataacaAATAGGAATGAAACTGTAGGAACAGAAGTCCAAAGAATTGAGTTTAAGCTTACTTTTGATAACTGTAAAGttatataataaaattaaataaatagaatACT
Proteins encoded in this window:
- the GPATCH2 gene encoding G patch domain-containing protein 2 isoform X3; protein product: MFGAAGRQPIGAPPAGNSWHFSRTMEELVHDLVSALEESSEQARGGFAETGDHSRSISCPLKRQARKRRGRKRRSYTAHHPWETGHCLSEGSDSSLEEPSKDYRENHTTNKKDHSDSDDQMLVAKRRPSSSLNNNLRGKRPLWHESDLTLDNLGNRTLRRRRKVKRMAVDLPQGISNKRTMTQPPEGCRDQDMDNDRAYQYQEFTKNKVKKRRLKIIRQGPKIQDEGVVLDSEDISQSNKDKMEYEEQKVSDELMSESDSSSLSSTDAGLFTNDEGRQGDDEQSDWFYEKESGGACGITGVIPWWEKEDPTELDKNVPDPVFDRILTGSFPLMSHPGRRGFQARLSRLHGMPSKNIKKSGGTPTSMATNWTSEIPL